The following proteins are encoded in a genomic region of Arachis stenosperma cultivar V10309 chromosome 4, arast.V10309.gnm1.PFL2, whole genome shotgun sequence:
- the LOC130972969 gene encoding leucine-rich repeat receptor protein kinase HPCA1-like — protein MDNKLKLPLLVLLLNCFLFLALSQTASNDDVEALNSLKDSLQINIPSWVGSDPCSGSWEGITCKNSRVVSISLPNTGLKGQLSQNIGSFSELDTLDLSYNKDLTGPLPAEIGNLKKLTKLSLVGCGFNGQIPDQIGSLPQLVFLSLNSNNFSGRIPSSIGNLANLNWLDLTENEIGGEIPVSPGLDTLLKAQHFHLGKNKFSGEVPSQLFSSGMALLHLLLDNNQLTGEIPDTIGLVQNLTLIRFENNTLSGLVPQSLNNLTNVADLILCNNKLEGPLPNLTGMSSLKYLDLSSNAFDSTDFPQWLLTMKNLTTLRMQEANLSGQIPAGFFSLPSLQYVVLSENQLNGTLNLGPNYSKKLQLIDLHSNSIGEFTQQNQPPSFTIVLESNPICYETGTTETFCKRLQISDGNPQNKCPASGCSSDKSLSPMCHCAYPYTGTVTYRAPSLYDWGNSTSIEADIKQALQSGGLPVESVVSSTRDSNPFECFDFIIKIFPLNKDSFSPSEIYQMSLVLLNLSAYRPYDFYPAKIEPKQLSNSSNTALLIGVAVGGSFVLVLLLLAGVYAFRQKLRAERAISRNNPFGNWDPSKSNCGTPELKAVKQFSFKELKKCTNNFSPANDVGSGGYGKVYKGTLPSGQLIAIKRAQKESKQGGLEFKAEIELLSRVHHKNVVSLVGFCFEEGEQMLVYEFVPNGTLKDTITGKSGIRFGWHRRIKVALGAASGLAYLHEHADPPIIHRDIKSNNILLDEKLDAKVADFGLSKPILDYDKDHVTTQVKGTMGYLDPEYYISQQVTEKSDVYSFGVLMLELITGRKPIDRGKYIVKVVRNSIDKTKDMYGLHELIDRAIRDGSALNGFEKFVDLAMMCLEESGADRPPMSDVVKEIEIILHSIGLDPAADQSEPSTSSSFQHNEVSLESSHQPYSSESLYSSSEYIQKHHEHEPR, from the exons ATCATTACCAAACACGGGCTTAAAAGGCCAACTTTCTCAAAATATTGGATCATTCTCTGAATTAGATACTCT GGATCTGTCTTACAATAAGGACTTAACCGGACCACTTCCAGCAGAAATTGGAAACTTGAAGAAGCTAACAAAATT AAGTCTTGTGGGTTGTGGTTTTAATGGTCAAATTCCTGATCAAATCGGATCTCTTCCTCAGCTGGTTTTCTT GTCCTTAAACTCCAACAATTTTAGTGGAAGAATTCCGTCTTCAATTGGGAATCTAGCAAACCTAAATTGGCTTGATTTAACAGAAAATGAAATTGGAGGAGAAATCCCAGTATCCCCTGGTCTTGATACACTCCTCAAAGCACAGCACTT CCATCTTGGGAAGAATAAGTTTTCAGGAGAAGTTCCTTCTCAACTTTTTAGCTCAGGAATGGCTCTCCTGCATCT GCTTCTTGATAACAATCAGCTAACCGGCGAGATTCCGGATACAATTGGACTTGTTCAGAATCTAACTTTGAT ACGCTTTGAAAACAATACATTAAGCGGATTGGTGCCTCAGAGCCTCAACAACCTTACCAATGTTGCAGACCT AATATTGTGCAACAATAAGCTGGAAGGTCCCCTGCCAAATCTTACTGGAATGAGCTCCCTGAAATACTT GGATTTGAGCAGCAATGCCTTTGATAGCACAGATTTTCCACAATGGCTTTTGACTATGAAGAATTTAACAACATT ACGGATGCAGGAGGCGAATCTGTCTGGCCAAATACCTGCTGGTTTCTTTAGCCTTCCCTCTTTGCAATATGT GGTGCTAAGTGAGAATCAACTTAATGGAACACTGAATCTTGGCCCCAACTATAGCAAAAAGTTGCAACTTATTGACTTGCACTCGAACTCAATTGGGGAGTTTACGCAGCAAAATCAACCACCTAGTTTCACCATAGT GCTTGAAAGTAATCCAATTTGTTATGAAACTGGAACAACTGAAACTTTCTGCAAACGTTTACAAATCTCAGATGGAAATCCACAAAACAAATGTCCAGCTTCTGGTTGCAGCTCTGATAAGAGTCTCAGTCCCATGTGCCACTGTGCCTATCCATACACTGGTACTGTAACTTACAGAGCACCTTCCCTTTATGACTGGGGAAACAGCACTTCAATAGAGGCAGATATCAAGCAGGCTCTTCAATCCGGTGGTCTACCTGTGGAATCAGTAGTTTCAAGCACTCGAGATTCCAATCCATTTGAGTGTTTTGattttattatcaaaatctTCCCATTAAACAAGGATAGTTTCAGCCCGAGTGAAATTTATCAGATGAGTCTTGTGCTTCTTAACCTCAGTGCTTATAGACCATATGATTTTTACCCTGCCAAAATCG AGCCTAAGCAGTTGAGTAACTCATCAAACACTGCATTGTTGATTGGAGTGGCAGTTGGTGGTTCTTTTGTCCTTGTGCTATTACTACTTGCAGGTGTTTATGCTTTCCGCCAGAAGCTAAGAGCAGAAAGGGCGATTTCTCGAAACAATCCCTTTG GAAACTGGGATCCAAGTAAAAGCAACTGTGGCACCCCTGAGTTAAAGGCAGTAAAGCAGTTCTCTTTTAAAGAACTTAAGAAATGCACAAACAACTTTTCACCAGCTAATGATGTTGGATCTGGGGGTTATGGAAAG GTTTATAAGGGAACTCTTCCCTCTGGACAACTGATAGCCATAAAACGAGCTCAAAAGGAATCGAAGCAGGGCGGGTTAGAATTCAAAGCCGAGATTGAACTCCTTTCAAGGGTTCACCACAAGAATGTGGTAAGCCTAGTTGGATTCTGCTTTGAAGAAGGGGAACAGATGCTGGTTTATGAGTTTGTTCCAAATGGAACCTTGAAGGATACTATCACAG GGAAATCAGGCATTAGATTTGGGTGGCATAGAAGGATCAAAGTAGCCCTTGGAGCTGCAAGCGGTTTGGCTTATCTTCATGAACACGCCGATCCTCCAATCATACACAGGGACATCAAATCAAACAACATTTTGCTGGATGAGAAGCTTGATGCAAAAGTTGCTGATTTTGGCCTATCCAAACCAATATTAGATTATGACAAAGATCATGTCACCACTCAAGTTAAAGGAACAATG GGATACTTGGATCCAGAATACTACATAAGTCAGCAGGTGACTGAGAAGAGTGATGTGTATAGTTTTGGAGTACTGATGCTAGAGCTCATAACCGGACGAAAGCCGATAGATCGAGGCAAATACATTGTAAAAGTGGTCAGGAATTCAATTGACAAGACTAAGGACATGTATGGCCTGCATGAACTCATCGACCGAGCCATCAGAGATGGCTCGGCCCTGAATGGTTTTGAGAAGTTTGTTGATCTTGCAATGATGTGTCTTGAAGAATCAGGAGCTGACAGGCCTCCAATGAGTGATGTAGTGAAAGAGATTGAAATCATATTGCACTCAATTGGTTTGGACCCTGCTGCTGATCAATCTGAACCATCAACTTCTTCAAGTTTTCAACATAATGAGGTAAGCTTAGAGAGTTCCCATCAACCTTACAGCAGTGAATCCTTGTATTCAAGCTCCGAATATATACAAAAACACCATGAGCATGAGCCTAGATAA
- the LOC130974554 gene encoding heparanase-like protein 2, which yields MGVNQCVKVALFLGLLILFCSSFSSSEDVKLKVKGVTNIATTDENFICATLDWWPSNKCDYNQCPWGKAGILNLDLNNTILSNAIKAFNPLRIRLGGSLQDQIIYQFGKQKDCPTMRKKDNGLFGFSVGCLPKKRWDEVNHFFNKTGVKFTFGLNALIGKKNSKEDQLNWKGDWNPNNAISLIKYTVSKGYNIDSYEFGNELCSEGVSARIDSVQYAKDITKLRHIVNSLYSNATTRPKVLGPAGFYGKEWFDSFLQHVGPGVIDGVTHHIYNLGAGVDRDLISKVQDPYFLSKIAQTFKDVSTAVKEFTPWAGAWVGESGGAYNSGGKDVSHTFVNGFWYLDQLGMTSTFNHKVYCRQTLIGGNYALLNTTSFIPNPDYYGALLWHRLMGTNVLSISHDSSPYLRTYAHCSKEGSGITLLLINMENSTSFDVSLVNDMNLYPEELASEGISKGNLMDSLKRKEYHLTPKDGNIQSDVVLLNGTPLELTKSKEIPELKPKIVDVSSSSPIKVAPHSIVFVQINNFNAPACAPPTK from the exons aTGGGTGTGAATCAGTGTGTGAAAGTAGCTCTTTTTTTAGGTCTCTTAATATTATtttgctcttctttttcttcatcagAAGATGTGAAGCTTAAAGTGAAAGGAGTCACAAACATTGCTACAACTGATGAGAATTTCATATGTGCAACATTGGATTGGTGGCCATCTAATAAATGTGACTATAACCAATGTCCATGGGGAAAAGCTGGAATTCTCAACTtg GACTTGAATAATACGATACTCTCAAATGCAATCAAAG CATTCAATCCTTTGAGGATTAGATTAGGAGGTTCATTACAAGATCAAATTATTTACCAATTTGGAAAGCAAAAGGACTGTCCAACTATGAGAAAAAAAGATAACGGCTTGTTTGGATTTAGTGTTGGATGCCTTCCCAAAAAGAGATGGGATGAAGTGAATCACTTTTTCAACAAAACTgg TGTCAAATTTACATTTGGCTTAAATGCACTTATTGGCAAAAAAAATTCCAAGGAAGACCAATTAAACTGGAAAGGAGATTGGAATCCAAACAATGCCATAAGCCTCATAAAGTACACTGTCTCAAAAGGATACAATATAGATTCATATGAATTTG GAAACGAGCTATGTTCTGAAGGAGTATCAGCAAGAATAGACAGTGTTCAATATGCAAAAGACATCACAAAACTAAGGCACATAGTTAACTCATTATACTCAAATGCCACAACAAGACCAAAGGTGTTGGGTCCAGCTGGATTTTATGGTAAAGAATGGTTTGATAGCTTCTTGCAACATGTTGGACCTGGTGTCATTGATGgagttacacatcacatttatAACCTTGGTGCTG gTGTTGATAGGGATCTTATTAGCAAGGTTCAAGACCCATATTTCTTAAGCAAAATTGCACAAACTTTCAAGGATGTTTCAACGGCGGTGAAGGAATTCACACCATGGGCTGGAGCATGGGTTGGAGAATCTGGTGGAGCTTATAATAGTGGAGGCAAAGATGTATCACATACTTTTGTTAATGGcttttg GTATTTGGACCAATTGGGTATGACATCAACCTTCAACCACAAAGTTTATTGTAGACAAACTTTGATTGGAGGAAACTATGCTTTGCTAAATACAACATCATTCATTCCTAATCCAGATTATTATGG AGCACTTTTGTGGCATCGGCTTATGGGAACCAATGTACTTTCTATTTCTCATGATAGTTCACCATATCTACGTACATATGCTCATTGTTCTAAAGAAGGA AGCGGAATCACATTGCTACTAATAAACATGGAGAATTCGACATCTTTCGATGTGTCCCTTGTGAATGACATGAATCTTTATCCGGAGGAGTTGGCATCAGAAGGAATAAGCAAAGGGAATTTGATGGATTCATTGAAAAGGAAAGAGTACCACTTGACACCTAAAGATGGAAACATTCAAAGTGATGTTGTGCTTTTGAATGGAACTCCATTGGAACTCACCAAGTCAAAGGAAATTCCAGAGCTTAAGCCAAAGATTGTTgatgtttcttcttcttctccaatcaaaGTTGCACCTCATTCAATAGTTTTTGTGCAAATCAATAATTTCAACGCACCTGCATGTGCACCTCCTACAAAATAG
- the LOC130974555 gene encoding probable methyltransferase At1g29790, whose amino-acid sequence MAKGGECLADEVFAQMLVSKGYSNIVWDPYTCKSHKCLIERKNNKGYCKDCFDLQEREKGRWIFDDGGLDFGIDRVLGTKRSASTISIGLDIGGGTGTFAARMKERNVTIITSTLDLDGPFSNFIASRRLIPIHLSISQRLLFFENTLDIVHFMEFIGNWLPETMLEFLLYDVYRVLRPGGIFWLEHFFCFGSQVNGTYLPMFDRVGFNRLRWHAGRKLDHDGIQKNEWYISALLEKPVI is encoded by the exons ATGGCGAAAG GAGGTGAATGCCTTGCAGATGAGGTGTTTGCACAAATGCTTGTGTCAAAAGGGT ATAGCAACATTGTTTGGGATCCTTATACTTGTAAGAGCCACAAGTGCCTCATTGAGAGGAAGAACAATAAAGGATACTGTAAAGATTGCTTTGATCTGCAAGAAAGGGAAAAGGGTAGGTGGATCTTTGATGATGGTGGACTTGATTTTGGGATAGACCGAGTTCTTGGGACGAAAAGATCCGCCAGCACGATCAGTATCGGACTTGACATTGGTGGTGGAACAGGAACATTTGCTGCAAGGATGAAAGAAAGGAATGTGACAATCATCACAAGCACACTGGATTTGGACGGTCCATTCAGCAACTTCATTGCATCAAGGAGATTGATTCCAATTCATCTCAGCATATCTCAGAGGCTTCTATTCTTTGAGAACACACTTGATATTGTTCATTTCATGGAATTCATAGGGAATTGGTTGCCAGAGACTATGCTTGAGTTTTTGCTATATGATGTGTATAGGGTGTTGAGGCCTGGGGGAATTTTTTGGCTTGAACATTTCTTCTGCTTTGGATCACAGGTTAATGGAACTTATTTGCCAATGTTTGATAGAGTTGGGTTCAACAGACTTAGATGGCACGCTGGTAGGAAGCTTGATCATGATGGGATTCAGAAGAATGAATGGTACATTTCAGCATTGTTGGAAAAACCAGTGATCTAA
- the LOC130974556 gene encoding leucine-rich repeat receptor protein kinase HPCA1-like — translation MAMKVKLKMELKKLEMSFLELWRWLESNPICYETGTTESFCKPLQISDENPQNKCPASGCSSDKRNWDPSKSNCGTPELKAVRQFSFKELKKYTNNFSPANDVGSWGYGKVYKGTLPSGQLIAIKRAQKESKQGGLEFKAEIELLSRVHHKNVVSLVGFCFEEGEQMLVYEFVPNGTLKDTIPGKSGIRFGWHRRIKVALGAARGLVYLHEHADPPIIHRDIKSNNNLLDEKLDAKVADFGLSKPILDYGKEYLYVYICKYDCY, via the exons atgGCGATGAAGGTGAAGCTGAAAATGGAGCTGAAAAAGTTGGAAATGAGTTTCTTGGAACTATGGAGATG GCTTGAAAGTAATCCAATTTGTTATGAAACTGGAACTACTGAATCTTTCTGCAAACCTTTACAAATCTCAGATGAAAATCCACAAAACAAATGTCCAGCTTCTGGTTGCAGCTCTGATAAGA GAAACTGGGATCCAAGTAAAAGCAACTGTGGCACCCCTGAGTTAAAGGCAGTAAGGCAGTTCTCTTTTAAAGAACTTAAGAAATACACAAACAACTTTTCACCAGCTAATGATGTTGGATCTTGGGGTTATGGAAAG GTTTATAAGGGAACTCTTCCCTCTGGACAACTGATAGCCATAAAACGAGCTCAAAAGGAATCGAAGCAGGGCGGGTTAGAATTCAAAGCCGAGATTGAACTCCTTTCAAGGGTTCACCACAAGAATGTGGTAAGCCTAGTTGGATTCTGCTTTGAAGAAGGGGAACAGATGCTGGTTTATGAGTTTGTTCCAAATGGAACCTTGAAGGATACTATCCCAG GGAAATCAGGCATTAGATTTGGATGGCATAGAAGGATCAAAGTAGCCCTTGGAGCTGCAAGGGGTTTGGTTTATCTTCACGAACACGCCGATCCTCCAATCATACACAGGGACATCAAATCAAACAACAATTTGCTGGATGAGAAGCTTGATGCAAAAGTTGCTGATTTTGGCCTATCCAAACCAATATTAGATTATGGCAAAGAATATTTATACgtttatatatgtaaatatgATTGTTATTGA
- the LOC130974557 gene encoding heparanase-like protein 2, protein MGVNQCVKVALFLGLLVLFCPSFSSSEDVKLKVKGVTNIATTDENFICATLDWWPSNKCDYNQCPWGKAGILNLNLNNTILSNAIKAFNPLRIRLGGSLQDQIIYQFGKQKNCPTMRKKDNGLFGFSVGCLPRKRWDEVNHFFNKTGVKFTFGLNALIGKKNSKKDQLNWKGDWNPNNAISLMKYTISKGYNIDSYEFGNELCSEGVSARIDSVQYAKDITKLRHIVNSLYSNATTRPKVLGPAGFYGKEWFDSFLQHVGLGVIDGVTHHIYNLGAGVDRDLISKVQDPYFLSKIAQTFKDVSTAVKEFTPWAGAWVGESGGAYNSGGKDVSHTFVNGFWYLDQLGMTSTFNHKVYCRQALIGGNYALLNTTSFIPNPDYYGALLWHRLMGTNVLSISHDSSPYLRTYAHCSKQGSGITLLLINMENSTSFDVSLVNDMNLYPEELASEGINAVNLMDSLRREEYHLTPKDGNIQSDVVLLNGTPLELTKSKEIPELKPKIVDASSSSPIKIAPHSIVFVQINNFNAPACAPPTK, encoded by the exons ATGGGTGTGAATCAGTGTGTGAAAGTAGCTCTCTTTTTAGGTCTCTTAGTATTATTTtgtccttctttttcttcatcagAAGATGTGAAGCTTAAAGTAAAAGGGGTCACAAACATTGCTACAACTGATGAGAATTTCATATGTGCAACATTGGATTGGTGGCCATCTAATAAATGTGACTATAACCAATGTCCATGGGGAAAAGCTGGAATTCTCAACTtg aaTTTGAATAATACGATACTCTCAAATGCAATCAAAG CATTCAATCCTCTAAGGATTAGATTAGGAGGTTCACTACAAGATCAAATTATTTACCAATTTGGAAAGCAAAAGAACTGTCCAACTATGAGAAAGAAAGATAACGGCTTATTTGGATTTAGTGTTGGATGCCTTCCCAGAAAGAGATGGGATGAAGTGAATCACTTTTTCAACAAAACTgg TGTCAAATTTACATTTGGCTTAAACGCACTTATTGGGAAGAAAAATTCCAAGAAAGACCAATTAAACTGGAAAGGAGATTGGAATCCAAACAATGCCATAAGCCTCATGAAGTACACTATCTCAAAAGGATACAATATAGATTCATATGAATTTG GAAACGAGCTATGCTCTGAAGGAGTATCAGCAAGAATAGATAGTGTTCAATATGCAAAAGACATCACAAAATTAAGGCATATAGTTAACTCATTATACTCAAATGCCACAACAAGACCAAAGGTGTTGGGTCCAGCTGGATTTTATGGTAAAGAATGGTTTGATAGCTTCTTGCAACATGTTGGACTTGGTGTCATTGATGgagttacacatcacatttatAACCTTGGTGCTG GTGTTGATAGGGATCTTATTAGCAAGGTTCAAGACCCATATTTCTTGAGCAAAATTGCACAAACTTTTAAAGATGTTTCAACGGCGGTAAAAGAATTCACACCATGGGCTGGAGCATGGGTTGGAGAATCTGGTGGAGCTTATAATAGTGGAGGCAAAGATGTATCACATACTTTTGTCAATGGCTTTtg gtATTTGGACCAATTGGGTATGACATCAACCTTCAACCACAAAGTTTATTGTAGACAAGCTTTGATTGGAGGAAACTATGCTTTGCTAAATACAACATCATTCATTCCTAATCCAGATTATTATGG aGCACTTTTGTGGCATCGGCTTATGGGAACCAATGTACTTTCTATTTCTCATGATAGTTCACCATATCTACGTACATATGCTCATTGTTCTAAACAAGGG AGCGGAATCACATTACTACTAATAAATATGGAGAATTCGACATCTTTCGATGTGTCCCTTGTGAATGATATGAATCTTTATCCAGAGGAGTTGGCATCAGAAGGAATAAACGCAGTGAATTTGATGGATTCATTGAGAAGGGAAGAGTACCACTTGACACCTAAAGATGGAAACATTCAGAGTGATGTTGTGCTTTTGAATGGAACTCCGTTGGAACTCACCAAGTCAAAGGAAATTCCAGAGCTTAAACCAAAGATTGTCgatgcttcttcttcttctccaatcaaaATTGCACCCCATTCAATAGTCTTTGTGCAAATCAATAATTTCAATGCACCTGCATGTGCACCTCCTACAAAATAG